From the Micromonospora echinospora genome, the window CTCCGTCGTCAGGCGGCCCTCACGCTCGACCAGGTCTGCGAACGGCTCGGCTGGGCCTCCACCTCCAAACTGTCCCGCATCGAGCTGGGGCAGAGCCGTCCCGACCTGGCCGACGTCTTCGACCTGCTCGACGTCTACGAGGTCCCGGTGGCGCAGCGGGAGGCGCTGATCGTCATCGCCCGGGACGCCGCGACCAACCGGAGCTGGTGGAAGGCCCTCGGCGAGATGGGGGACCGGCAACGCACCTACGCCGAGCTGGAAGCGGGCGCGGCCACCATCTTCGAGTACCAGCCCGCCGTGGTGCCGGGTCTGCTCCAGACCCGGGCGTACGCGCGGCTGCGGGTGACCGCCGGCCGGCTCCTCGATCCGGGGATCGACGTGGAGGCGGACACCCGGGCGCGGTCGGCCCGGCAGGACGTGCTGCACCGGGCGGACGCGCCCCGGTACACCGCTGTCCTCGACGAGGCCGTGCTCAACGGGGCTGGTGTCCCGGCCCCGGTGTGGCGGGACCAGGTGCGGCATCTGGTGACGACGGCACGACGGGCTAACGTGACGATCCGGGTCCTGCCCCGGGGGGTCCCGGTGGCCGGGAGCGTGATGCACCCGCTCACGCCGTTCTCCTGCTACGCGTTCCCGGACCCGGCCGATCCCCGCACGGTGGTGCTGGAGGCGCTCACCACCGACCTGCGGTTGACCGCCGAGCCGGACGTCCGCCGCTACGAGCAGCTCGCCGGCTGGCTGCTCGACGCGGCCCTCTCCGCTGCCGACACGATCGAGCTGCTCGCCGGGCACGTCACCGAGGAGTGAGCCGGCCCGGTGGGCCGTCCCGCCGCCGGTCAGGCGTACCGGTGGAAGCCGCCCTCCGAGTCGATGACCTGACCGGTGATCCAGCGGGCCTCGGGTGAGCAGAGGAAGGCCACCAGCCGCGCCGCGTCGTCGGGGGTGCCCCAGCGCCCGCCGGGGAAGTGGCGGGCCACGGCGGCGTGCACCTCGGGTGGCGCGTAGCCGGTGTCGGTGGGGCCGGGGTTCACGCAGTTGACGGTGATGCCCCGGGGCATCAGCAGCGGTGCGAGCTGGGTGGTCAGGTTCTCCACCGCGGCCTTGCTCGCCGCGTACGCCAACTCGTCCGGCATCGGACCGAGCCGCTGCCCGCTGGAGAAGAGCAGCAGCCGACCGCCCTCGCCCGCGGTGAACGCGGCGGCGAAGGCCTCGGCCAACAGCAGGGTGGCCCGGACGTTGACCAGCAGGTGCCGGTCGATCTCGTCCGCCGCCAGGGTGCCGAGCGGGGTGCGGGTGGAGTAGGCGTGCACCGCCACCACCGCGTCCAGTCGGCCGTACCGTCGGACCGCCTCGGCCACCAGATCGGCCGGCGCGGCCGGATCGAGCAGGTCGGCGGTGACGTACCGGGCGCGCCCGTCCAGGTCGCTGAGGAGGGCCGGTACGCCCTGCGGGTCGCCGCCGTACGGCTGGGCGTCGTCGTAGCGGGGCAGGCCGGTGAGCAGCAGCCGGTGACCGGCCGCCGCGAGGGTCCGGGCGACCGCCGCGCCGATGCCGACGCCCCGGCTGACCCCGGTCACCAGGGCCACCCGATCAGTCATGTCCGCCAGCCAAGCACAGGCCGCCGGACGGACGCGATCGGGTTTCACCCCGGGCCCGTCCGCCCCGGCCGGCG encodes:
- a CDS encoding helix-turn-helix domain-containing protein, whose translation is MPLPTSPVIRRARLGAELRQLRRQAALTLDQVCERLGWASTSKLSRIELGQSRPDLADVFDLLDVYEVPVAQREALIVIARDAATNRSWWKALGEMGDRQRTYAELEAGAATIFEYQPAVVPGLLQTRAYARLRVTAGRLLDPGIDVEADTRARSARQDVLHRADAPRYTAVLDEAVLNGAGVPAPVWRDQVRHLVTTARRANVTIRVLPRGVPVAGSVMHPLTPFSCYAFPDPADPRTVVLEALTTDLRLTAEPDVRRYEQLAGWLLDAALSAADTIELLAGHVTEE
- a CDS encoding SDR family oxidoreductase, which translates into the protein MTDRVALVTGVSRGVGIGAAVARTLAAAGHRLLLTGLPRYDDAQPYGGDPQGVPALLSDLDGRARYVTADLLDPAAPADLVAEAVRRYGRLDAVVAVHAYSTRTPLGTLAADEIDRHLLVNVRATLLLAEAFAAAFTAGEGGRLLLFSSGQRLGPMPDELAYAASKAAVENLTTQLAPLLMPRGITVNCVNPGPTDTGYAPPEVHAAVARHFPGGRWGTPDDAARLVAFLCSPEARWITGQVIDSEGGFHRYA